The genomic DNA GCGGCTGCTGGGCGCCGGGGTCTCGCTGCAGAGCATCAGGACGGCCGTCCGCCACCTGCGCGCGACCGATCCGGCCGAGCTGCGGCGGATGACCCTCATCAGCGACGGCGCCACGGTCTACGAGTGCACGTCCCCCGACGAGGTCGTCGAGCTGCTCCAGGGCGGCCAGGGGATCTTCGGCATCGCCGTCGGCGTGGTCTGGAGCGACGTGCAGGCGGCCCTCGTGCAGTTGCACGCGGAGCGCGTCGACACCGGCGAGACGCTGGTCGGGCACAACGCCGCCGACGAGCTGGCGCGCCGCCGCAGCCGCGCCGGCTGACGCCCTCCGGCAGGCCGGCCGGTGGCCGCCCCGCGCCCCGGTCCGTACGACGCCGTCACGGCCGTCTGACGGCCGCTGCGGGGCCGATGTCGTACCCATGGGGGACCATCACCGTGTGAGAAGCGCGCCGTCAGTCCTGCACCTGGACATGGACGCGTTCTACGCCGCCGTGGAGCAGGCCGCCAAGCCGAGCCTCAAGGGCAAGGCCGTGATCGTCGGCGGCCTCGGCCCCCGCGGCGTGGTGGCCACCGCGTCGTACGAGGCGCGGGTCTTCGGGGTGCACTCGGCGATGGCCATGGGCATGGCCCGCCGGCTCTGCCCGAACGCCGCGTTCCTCATCCCCCGCTTCCGGCTCTACCAGCAGGTCAGCGGCCAGGTCATGGCGCTGCTCGGGGAGCTGTCGCCACTGGTGGAGCCGCTGAGCCTGGACGAGGCGTTCGTCGACCTCGAAGCCGGCGGCACGCCCGCGGAGGAGACGGCGCTACGGAGCGTGGCGCGCCGGCTCCGCGCCGACATCCGCGCCGCCACGGGCCTCACCGGGTCCGTCGGGCTCGCCGCGTCCAAGATGCTCGCCAAGGTCGCCTCCGAGCTGGCCAAGCCGGACGGGCTCGTCCTGGTACCGCCGGGCGGCGAGCGGGCGCTGCTGGGGCCGATGAACGTGCGGACGCTGCCGGGCGTCGGCCCGGCCACGGCGGACACGCTGCGCCGGGCCGGGATCACCACGGTCGGGGAGGTCACGGACGCCGGCGAGGACGAGATGGTGCGGCTGCTGGGCAAGGCGCACGGCACCGGGATCCACGTGATGGCGCTGGGGCTGGACGAGCGGCCGGTGGTGGCGGACCGGGACACCAAGTCCGTCTCCGTCGAGGACACCTTCGACGTCGACCTCACCGACCGGGTCCGGATCCGCACCGAGGTCGAGCGGCTGGCGCGGCGGTGCGTGACGCGGTTGCGCGGCGCCGGGCGCTCCGGCCGCACGGTGGTCCTCAAGGTCCGGCGGTACGACTTCTCCACCCTCACCCGCTCCGAGACCCTGCGCGGGCCCACCGACGACCCGGCCGTGGTCACCGAGGCGGCGCTGCGGCTGCTGGACGGCGTGGAGACGACCGCGGGCGTGCGGCTGCTGGGCGTCGGCGTGAGCGGGCTCGCGGACTTCACGCAGGAGGACCTGTTCGCGCAGGCGGGCCAGGCGCCGGAGGTGCAGCACGGGCCGGTGGACGCCGACGGCCCGGTGGCGCTGCCGCCGCCCGGGCCGCCCCCGCCGCCCGCCGCGCCGGAGCCGGAGCCGGCCGCGCCGCAGTGGCTGCCGGGGCTGGACGTGCGGCACGCGGAGCACGGCCCCGGCTGGGTGCAGGGCAGCGGCGTCGGCCGGGTCACGGTGCGGTTCGAAGTGCCGGGCTCGGCGCCCGGGCGGGTGCGTACGTTCGCCGCGGACGACCCGGCGCTGGAGCCGGCGGACCCGCTGCCGCTGGTGCCGGTCGGCTGACGTCGGGGGGCTGGTGCCCGGCGGTGGCCTGTCAGTCGTCGGAGCCGGCGACCTCGCCGAAGTCCCGGTCCTGTGGCGGCCGCTGCTGCGGATGGGTGTTGGCGACCTCCGGCGGCAGCGTCATGCCGTAGTGGTGGTAGAGCTGGAGCTCCTGCGCGGGGGAGAGGTGCCGGCCTACGCCGAAGTCCGGCGCGTCCTTGATCAGCTCCCGTTCGAACGGCACCCGCAGCCCCTCGTCCGCCAGCTCGCTCGGCCCCAGCGGCACGAACGCGTCCCGGTGGAACAGGCCCGTGCGCACCGCCGCCCACTGCGGGGCGCCGGTGGCGTCGTCGAGGTACACCTCGTCGACGGTCCCGAGCTTGTCGCCGTTGCTGTCGTACGCGCGCACGCCGATCAGGCTCCGGGGGTCGATGTCGGTCTGCACGGTGCCTCCCACGTCTCGTCACAGCTCCGCTGCCTCCACGTAACGGCACAAGAGGCCCCGCGGCCACTCGGCGGGCGCCGCCCGGGCGCACGTGAGCGCACGCCCCGCGCCGGGATGCGCGGGGCGTGCGCTGGTACGCTGATCGTGGCCGCAGACCCCGTGCGGGAGAGTCCTCCGCCCGCCAGCCGGAGGCGCCGAAGGAGCAACTCCTCCCCGGAATCTCTCAGGCCCCCGTACCGCACGGACGAGGTCACTCTGGAAAGCAGGGCGGGCCGCCGCGCGGCCCTTCCTCACCGACGGTGCAAGCCGGGCCGCGCCCAGTCAGGGCGTGCCGGTGAAGCTCTCAGGTCCGGATGACAGAGGGGGAGGCCGTACGGGTGCCCGGCCCAGGGGTATCCGCGAAGGTCCGCGCGACCAGGAGGCCCCTTTGTCCGAGACGAACGCCCACCGCATCCCGCTTTCCGACTTGGAGCGCGGCACGCCCTTCGAGCAGCGCCACATAGGACCGGACGCGGGCGACCGGGCCAAGATGCTCGCCCAGGCCGGCTACGGCTCGCTGGACGAGCTGACGGAGGCCGCCGTACCCGGCTCGATCAAGGGCACCGGCGCGTTCGCGTTGCCCGCGGCCCGCTCCGAGGCCGAGGTGCTGGCCGAGCTGCGCGGCCTGGCGGCGCGCAACGAGGTGCTCACCTCCATGATCGGCCTCGGCTACCACGGCACCCACACGCCGCCCGTCATCCTGCGCAACGTCATGGAGAACCCCGCCTGGTACACGGCGTACACCCCGTACCAGCCGGAGATCTCCCAGGGCCGTCTGGAGGCGCTGCTCAACTTCCAGACCGTCGTCTCCGACCTCACCGGGCTGCCCACCGCCGGCGCCTCGCTGCTCGACGAGGGCACCGCCGCCGCCGAGGCGATGGCCCTGTCCCGGCGCGTCGGCAAGGTCAAGGACGGCGTCTTCCTGGTCGACGCCGATACCCTGCCGCAGACCGTCGCCGTGCTGCGCACCCGCGCGGAGCCGACCGGCGTCGAGGTCGTCGTCGCCGACCTCAGCGGCGGCATCCCCGCGGAGGCCGCGGAGCGCGGCGTCTTCGGCGTGCTGCTGCAGTACCCGGGCGCCTCCGGTGCCGTACGGGACCTCGCGCCCGTCATCGAGCGGGCGCACGAGCTGGGCGCCGTCGTCACCGTCGCCGCCGACCTCCTGGCGCTCACCCTGCTGACCTCGCCCGCGGAGCTCGGCGCCGACATCGCGGTCGGCTCCAGCCAGCGATTCGGGGTCCCGATGGGCTTCGGCGGGCCGCACGCCGGCTACATGTCCGTACGCGAGAAGTTCGCGCGCAGCCTGCCGGGCCGGCTCGTGGGCGTCTCCAAGGACGCGGACGGCGCGCAGGCGTACCGGCTGGCCCTCCAGACGCGCGAGCAGCACATCCGCCGCGAGAAGGCCACCAGCAACATCTGTACCGCGCAGGTGCTGCTCGCGGTGATGGCGTCGATGTACGCCGTCTACCACGGCCCCGAGGGCCTGGCGGCGATCGCCCGGCGCACCCACCGCTTCGCCGCGATCCTCGCCGCGGGCCTGCGGGCGGGCGGCGCCGACGTGGTGCACGACGCGTTCTTCGACACCGTCACCGTCCGCGTCCCCGGCCGGGCCGCCGAGGTGACCGCCCGCGCCCGCAACGCCGGCGTCAACCTCCGCCTCGCCGATGCCGACCACGTCGGCATCTCCTGCGACGAGACCACCGTCCGCGACCACCTCGCCGTCGTCTGGGACGCCTTCGGCGTCACCGGCCGGGACGTCGGTGAGCTGGACGCCGCCACCGCCGACGCGCTGCCCGCCGGGCTGCTGCGCACCGACGAGTACCTGACCCACCCGGTCTTCCACCGGCACCGCTCCGAGACCGCCCTGCTGCGCTACCTGCGCACGCTCGCCGACCGGGACTACGCGCTGGACCGCGGCATGATCCCGCTCGGCTCCTGCACGATGAAGCTCAACGCGACCGCCGAGATGGAGGCCGTCACCTGGCCCGAGTTCGCCGGGCTGCACCCCTTCGCGCCCGCCGACCAGGCCGCGGGCTATCTGACCCTCATCCGCGAGCTGGAGGAGGGCCTGGCCGCCGTCACCGGCTACGACAAGGTCTCCCTGCAGCCCAACGCGGGGTCGCAGGGCGAGCTGGCGGGCCTGCTGGCCGTACGGGCGTACCACCGCGCCAACGGCGACGAGCGCCGCACCGTCTGCCTCATCCCGTCCTCCGCGCACGGCACCAACGCCGCCTCCGCGGTGATGGCCGGCATGAAGGTCGTGGTCGTGAAGACCGCGGAGAACGGCGAGGTCGACGCGGACGACCTGCGCGCGAGGATCGAGCAGTACGGCGACGAGCTGGCCGTGCTCATGGTCACCTACCCCTCCACGCACGGCGTGTTCGAGGAGCACATCACGGAGATCTGCGACGCCGTGCACGCCGCCGGCGGCCAGGTGTACGTGGACGGGGCCAACCTCAACGCGCTCGTCGGCCTCGCGGGCCCCGGAAAGTTCGGCGGCGACGTCTCGCACCTGAACCTGCACAAGACGTTCTGCATCCCGCACGGCGGCGGCGGCCCCGGCGTCGGCCCGGTCGCGGTCCGCGAGCACCTGGCCCCGTACCTGCCGAACCACCCGCTGCAGCCCGCCGCGGGCCCCGAGACGGGCGTGGGCCCGGTCTCGGCGGCGCCGTGGGGCTCGGCCGGGATCCTGCCGATCTCATGGGCGTACATGAAGCTCATGGGCGAGGACGGGCTGCGCCGCGCCAGCCAGGTCGCGGTGCTGGGCGCCAACTACGTGGCCAAGCGGCTGGAGCCGCACTTCCCGGTGCTGTACGCGGGTCCCGGCGGGCTCGTCGCGCACGAGTGCATCATCGACGTACGGCCGCTGACCAAGGCGACCGGCGTGTCGATCGACGACGTCGCCAAGCGGCTGATCGACTACGGCTTCCACGCCCCGACGATGTCGTTCCCGGTGGCCGGGACGTTGATGATCGAGCCGACCGAGAGCGAGAACCTGAGCGAACTCGACCGGTTCTGCGAGGCGATGATCGCGATCCGGCGGGAGATCGAGCGGGTCGGCACGGGGGAGTGGGACAAGGACGACAACCCGCTGGTCGGCGCGCCGCACACCGCGGCGCAGCTCGCGGGGGAGTGGCAGCACCCGTACGGGCGTGAGGAGGCCGTCTTCCCGGCCGGGGTGACGCCCGCGGACAAGTACTGGCCCCCGGTGCGCCGGATCGACGGCGCCTACGGCGACCGGAACCTGGTGTGCTCGTGCCCCCCGTTGGACGAATACGACGCCTGACGTACGCCCGCGCGCGTACCGCACCCGGCCCGGCGCCCCCGCGCCGGGCCGGCGGCGTGCGAGGCGGGCGCGCGGCCGCGGGGACCGCCCGGCGGGCGGCGGCCGCGACCGCCGCCCGGGCAGGTCAGGCCGCGGCGGTCACGTCGTCGGCGTTCGGCGGCCGGTGCGGCGCGATGATCCGGCCGTCGGGCAGCAGCTCGCCGGTGTCCTCGAACAGCAGGACGCCGTTGCAGAGCAGGCTCCAGCCCTGCTCCGGGTGGTTCGCCACCGGGCGCGCCGCCTCCCGGTCGGTGGACTGGGCGGTGGGGCAGGGTGGCTGGTGCTGGCACATGGCTGGGTACTCTCGTCGTTTCGTGGTCTCGGTCCTGCGGTCTGCAGATGTCATCGCCGCCCCCGTGTCGACTCGTTCCGCATCCAGTGTTCCCCCGCGCGCGTCAATTCGCAGGGATTTACCGGCAGGTGGTCTCCGGGGCAGAAGACGCATCACCCTCGCGGGCGGTTGCTCGGTGCCGGACCATCCTTTCGGGGGGTGCACCGGCCGGGAGTGGACTAGTCCACAGCGGTGATCAGACCGTGACCTCGCCGTGATCAGGCGGAGGAGCCGAGCAGCCGCGCGCCCGCCAGCCGGTCGCGCAGCGCCGGCAGCAGGTCGCCGGCGCGGTGCGCGCGGTGGGCCCGGATGCCGGGCGGCGCGGGCGCCAGCGGCACCAGCAGATCCGCCGGGTCGATCGTGCCCGACTCGGCCGGCGCGGTGGCGTCGGCGCGCAGCCAGAGCGTCACCATGTACAGCTCCGGTACGGACAGCAGCCGCGGCTGCAGCAGGGCGGGCAGCGACTCGGCCTGGCGCAGGGCGCGTTGGGTGGAGGCGACATACGGGCCCTCGGAGAAGTGCGAGAACGCCCAGCCGTCCGGGGTGATCCGCGCCTCCGCGGCGGCGACGACGAGGCCCTCGGCGGCGAGGTGGAACCGCCAGCCGGTGAGCGCCGCGTGCGGTGTGCCGGCCGCGGCGCCGACCCCGTCCAGAACGTGGACGGGGAGCGCGTCCGTCGCGTCCGCCGGGCTCCCGGACGCCGGTGCGAGAGCACGGGTCCCGCGCACCGCCGTCGGGGACTTCAGCGCGGCGTTGACGCTGCGCAGAGCCGGGGAGGGGGGCGTAAGGACGCTGAGCGGCATAGGGGTCGCCTACCTTCGACAGACGTGGAGCAGAGCAGGGGGCAAGATGCGGACGGCGCTGTCTGCTAGCGGGGCCAGAGGGGACCGCATCCGTGCAAGGGGGCGCCAACTCTCTGCCTCGTTCGCGAATTTTATACGACTACCGGTGGAAGTCCTTCCGCCTGGCCGTCCGGGTGAATTCCGCAAGAGGATTCTCGGTCGAATATCCGCTGGTCTTTCCGGAACATCAGCGAGAATCGCCTGACGGGCGCGGTAACGGCCGGCACCCGGGGTCGGCCGGATCTCGTCGGTGATTGCGACCAGTCGGCGAGCGGTGTACGCGCGCCCGGCGGTGTGCAGTCGGAACGATGCCGTCCGGCGCGGGCGGCCAGCGTAGCCGACGATACGGCGGCTGCGGGCGTCAGGGTACCCGCGTCTGGGCATCATCCCGGGCAGCCGAGCCGAGGAGGAACCTCGATGGGCGAGAAGGTCGTGGCCGGCGGGTTCGACCTGTCCGACCGCCACCGCTATCGGCAGCGGCTCCGCGAGTGTCTCGTGGGGCTGGAGCGACTGCTGGAAGAGAAGAGATTCGACCGCCCGCAGAATCTGATGGGGCTGGAGATCGAGTTGAATCTCGTCGGTGCGGACGGCATGCCGCGCATGATGAACACGGAAGTGCTGGAGCGCATCGCCAGCCCCGACTTCCAGACCGAGCTGGCCCAGTTCAACCTGGAAGTCAATATCGCGCCCCACAGGCTCGCCGGCCGGGTGCTCGACCAGCTCGCGGAGGAGCTGCGCACCGGGCTCTGGTACGCGGACCGGCAGGCGCGCGAGGTGGGCGCCGGGATCGTGATGATCGGCATCCTGCCGACGCTCACCGCCGCCGACCTGGTCTCCGCCAACCTCTCCGAGGTCGACCGCTTCCACCGGCTCAACGAGCAGATCCTCGCGGCCCGCGGCGAGGAGATCCACCTCGACATGCACGGGGTGGAGGAGCTGACGTACACCACCGGCTCCATCGCCTCCGAGGCCGCGTGCACCTCGGTTCAGATGCATCTCCAGGTCACCCCCAACCGGTTCGCGGACGTCTGGAACGCCTCGCAGGCGGCGGCGGCCGTGCAGGTCGCGCTCGGCGCCAACGCGCCGTTCGTCTTCGGCCGGGAGCTGCTGAGCGAGTCGCGGCCCGAACTGTTCCTCCAGGCCACCGACACCCGGCCGCCGGAGTACCGCGCGCAGGGCGTGCGCCCGCGCGTCTGGTTCGGCGAGCGCTGGATCACCGAACCGCTGGAGCTGTTCGAGGAGAACCTCCGCTACTTCCCCTCGCTGCTGCCCCTCTGCGCCGCGGAGGACCCGCTGCGCGTCCTGGACGAGGGCGGGGTGCCGGAACTGTCGGAACTGGTGCTGCACAACGGCACGGTCTACCGCTGGAACCGGCCCGTGTACGACATCGCCGGCGGCGTCCCGCACCTGCGGGTCGAGAACCGGGTGCTGCCCGCGGGCCCGACAGTCACCGACGTCGTCGCCAACGCGGCGTTCTACTACGGCCTCGTGCGCACCCTCGCCGACGAGCAGCG from Streptomyces sp. CMB-StM0423 includes the following:
- a CDS encoding DUF5999 family protein yields the protein MCQHQPPCPTAQSTDREAARPVANHPEQGWSLLCNGVLLFEDTGELLPDGRIIAPHRPPNADDVTAAA
- the gcvP gene encoding aminomethyl-transferring glycine dehydrogenase, which translates into the protein MSETNAHRIPLSDLERGTPFEQRHIGPDAGDRAKMLAQAGYGSLDELTEAAVPGSIKGTGAFALPAARSEAEVLAELRGLAARNEVLTSMIGLGYHGTHTPPVILRNVMENPAWYTAYTPYQPEISQGRLEALLNFQTVVSDLTGLPTAGASLLDEGTAAAEAMALSRRVGKVKDGVFLVDADTLPQTVAVLRTRAEPTGVEVVVADLSGGIPAEAAERGVFGVLLQYPGASGAVRDLAPVIERAHELGAVVTVAADLLALTLLTSPAELGADIAVGSSQRFGVPMGFGGPHAGYMSVREKFARSLPGRLVGVSKDADGAQAYRLALQTREQHIRREKATSNICTAQVLLAVMASMYAVYHGPEGLAAIARRTHRFAAILAAGLRAGGADVVHDAFFDTVTVRVPGRAAEVTARARNAGVNLRLADADHVGISCDETTVRDHLAVVWDAFGVTGRDVGELDAATADALPAGLLRTDEYLTHPVFHRHRSETALLRYLRTLADRDYALDRGMIPLGSCTMKLNATAEMEAVTWPEFAGLHPFAPADQAAGYLTLIRELEEGLAAVTGYDKVSLQPNAGSQGELAGLLAVRAYHRANGDERRTVCLIPSSAHGTNAASAVMAGMKVVVVKTAENGEVDADDLRARIEQYGDELAVLMVTYPSTHGVFEEHITEICDAVHAAGGQVYVDGANLNALVGLAGPGKFGGDVSHLNLHKTFCIPHGGGGPGVGPVAVREHLAPYLPNHPLQPAAGPETGVGPVSAAPWGSAGILPISWAYMKLMGEDGLRRASQVAVLGANYVAKRLEPHFPVLYAGPGGLVAHECIIDVRPLTKATGVSIDDVAKRLIDYGFHAPTMSFPVAGTLMIEPTESENLSELDRFCEAMIAIRREIERVGTGEWDKDDNPLVGAPHTAAQLAGEWQHPYGREEAVFPAGVTPADKYWPPVRRIDGAYGDRNLVCSCPPLDEYDA
- a CDS encoding MerR family transcriptional regulator, with translation MYGHGVEPARRPRAASADAEEVGYRGPAACAAAGITYRQLDYWARTGLVEPSVRPANGSGAQRLYGSHDVVVLKIVKRLLGAGVSLQSIRTAVRHLRATDPAELRRMTLISDGATVYECTSPDEVVELLQGGQGIFGIAVGVVWSDVQAALVQLHAERVDTGETLVGHNAADELARRRSRAG
- a CDS encoding DNA polymerase IV, whose protein sequence is MRSAPSVLHLDMDAFYAAVEQAAKPSLKGKAVIVGGLGPRGVVATASYEARVFGVHSAMAMGMARRLCPNAAFLIPRFRLYQQVSGQVMALLGELSPLVEPLSLDEAFVDLEAGGTPAEETALRSVARRLRADIRAATGLTGSVGLAASKMLAKVASELAKPDGLVLVPPGGERALLGPMNVRTLPGVGPATADTLRRAGITTVGEVTDAGEDEMVRLLGKAHGTGIHVMALGLDERPVVADRDTKSVSVEDTFDVDLTDRVRIRTEVERLARRCVTRLRGAGRSGRTVVLKVRRYDFSTLTRSETLRGPTDDPAVVTEAALRLLDGVETTAGVRLLGVGVSGLADFTQEDLFAQAGQAPEVQHGPVDADGPVALPPPGPPPPPAAPEPEPAAPQWLPGLDVRHAEHGPGWVQGSGVGRVTVRFEVPGSAPGRVRTFAADDPALEPADPLPLVPVG
- a CDS encoding PRC-barrel domain-containing protein, which produces MGGTVQTDIDPRSLIGVRAYDSNGDKLGTVDEVYLDDATGAPQWAAVRTGLFHRDAFVPLGPSELADEGLRVPFERELIKDAPDFGVGRHLSPAQELQLYHHYGMTLPPEVANTHPQQRPPQDRDFGEVAGSDD
- a CDS encoding glutamate--cysteine ligase yields the protein MGEKVVAGGFDLSDRHRYRQRLRECLVGLERLLEEKRFDRPQNLMGLEIELNLVGADGMPRMMNTEVLERIASPDFQTELAQFNLEVNIAPHRLAGRVLDQLAEELRTGLWYADRQAREVGAGIVMIGILPTLTAADLVSANLSEVDRFHRLNEQILAARGEEIHLDMHGVEELTYTTGSIASEAACTSVQMHLQVTPNRFADVWNASQAAAAVQVALGANAPFVFGRELLSESRPELFLQATDTRPPEYRAQGVRPRVWFGERWITEPLELFEENLRYFPSLLPLCAAEDPLRVLDEGGVPELSELVLHNGTVYRWNRPVYDIAGGVPHLRVENRVLPAGPTVTDVVANAAFYYGLVRTLADEQRPVWGRLPFDGAAANFAAACRDGIDATLVWPGRRRLGGVARVPVAKLVRDELLPMAASGLDAWGVDPADRDRYLGVIEERCRRRVNGASWQSAAFHRALGRGLDRGAALAEMTRRYVELTRTEEPVHRWPVD